A stretch of Azospirillum brasilense DNA encodes these proteins:
- a CDS encoding right-handed parallel beta-helix repeat-containing protein — MIDARGASVAVSLNGRTNVAFDGLSITGAADTGLLLGPRARNVSVTNVTVAGNGGSGIVVQGTSDGLRIDGSAITGNGAYGIVHYAADNTDQIITRNTIADNGWRKDGGVYSGWNGRILTGEVAHNRVFNNGVNGGEGRSHGLYHDQGQAGSALKIHDNLIHDNPRGAGILAKSSTEIYRNVIFRNADAGLSLGQNRGIDVTYRVYDNEFYDNNGGVLQHQKGNGSITLELRDNVFHRNGKRAAIIIADSIGKTVTGNRVSNDARAETGTRTGTTTNQPTGGTVQEASGMRPESVR, encoded by the coding sequence GTGATCGACGCGCGGGGCGCCTCGGTCGCGGTCAGCCTGAACGGGCGGACGAACGTCGCCTTCGACGGGCTGAGCATCACCGGCGCGGCCGACACCGGCCTGCTGCTCGGGCCGCGGGCGCGCAACGTGTCGGTGACGAACGTGACGGTCGCGGGCAACGGCGGCTCCGGAATCGTCGTTCAGGGGACTTCCGACGGGCTGCGGATCGACGGATCGGCCATCACCGGCAACGGCGCCTATGGAATCGTGCATTACGCGGCGGACAACACCGACCAGATCATCACGCGCAACACCATCGCCGACAACGGCTGGCGCAAGGACGGCGGCGTCTATTCCGGGTGGAACGGGCGCATCCTGACCGGCGAGGTCGCCCACAACCGGGTCTTCAACAACGGCGTCAACGGCGGCGAAGGCCGCTCCCACGGCCTCTACCACGACCAGGGGCAGGCGGGCAGCGCGCTGAAGATCCACGACAACCTGATTCACGACAACCCGCGCGGCGCCGGCATCCTGGCGAAGTCCAGCACCGAGATCTATCGCAACGTCATCTTCCGCAACGCCGACGCGGGCCTCTCGCTCGGCCAGAACCGCGGGATCGACGTGACCTACCGGGTCTACGACAACGAGTTCTACGACAACAACGGCGGCGTCCTGCAGCACCAGAAGGGCAACGGCTCGATCACGCTGGAGCTGCGCGACAACGTCTTCCACCGCAACGGCAAGCGGGCCGCCATCATCATCGCCGACAGCATCGGCAAGACCGTCACCGGCAACCGGGTCAGCAACGACGCCAGAGCAGAAACCGGAACCCGGACCGGGACCACCACTAACCAGCCAACGGGAGGAACCGTGCAGGAAGCGTCCGGAATGCGGCCGGAATCCGTGCGCTGA
- a CDS encoding GNAT family N-acetyltransferase, with the protein MSTSSSTVGQSITDRLKKTVFRFDASDTGELRGFQRKMFGERVWQVDEAYNRWLFDEVPDRDADGPQVWVCKRQGQIVGQQCGIPFRLKARDREIPASWANSLMVLPEWRMRGAFTPLAEAQLDSRPLAMAIHISDSAYKAYSKAGWIDIGALPAYVFPLDTRRCLEASSLQGRMRTIGTIAGPALHGARIGGHLLSRATGARFEEIGRFDGRADAIWRRASPHYPLIALRDLTHLRWRYDAIPCASDYRRFILTRGGEPLGYVVLRRETWRKEPCLAIVDYLCEPKWLWVLLSHTLRIAATERATALICRTLNRRAERTFLAMGMMKVPDRVGFPVRVMAHAGPDAGIDRDAFADRGNWLLTMGDGDASFLMHNTLPETTGLQPEGVAVQG; encoded by the coding sequence GTGAGCACCAGCAGCAGCACCGTCGGTCAGTCGATCACCGACCGGCTGAAGAAAACCGTTTTCCGTTTCGACGCTTCCGACACGGGGGAGCTGCGCGGCTTCCAGCGCAAGATGTTCGGGGAACGGGTCTGGCAGGTGGACGAGGCCTACAACCGCTGGCTCTTCGACGAGGTGCCCGACCGGGACGCGGACGGGCCGCAAGTCTGGGTGTGCAAGCGGCAGGGACAGATCGTCGGCCAGCAATGCGGGATTCCCTTCCGCCTGAAGGCGCGGGACCGGGAAATCCCGGCCTCCTGGGCCAACAGCCTGATGGTCCTGCCGGAATGGCGGATGCGCGGCGCCTTCACGCCCCTGGCGGAAGCGCAGCTCGACAGCCGTCCTCTGGCGATGGCCATCCACATTTCCGATTCCGCCTACAAGGCCTACAGCAAGGCCGGCTGGATCGACATCGGCGCCCTGCCCGCCTACGTCTTCCCGCTGGACACGCGGCGCTGCCTGGAAGCGTCCTCGCTTCAGGGCCGCATGCGGACCATCGGGACGATCGCCGGGCCGGCCCTGCACGGCGCGCGGATCGGCGGCCACCTGCTGAGCCGGGCGACCGGCGCGCGGTTCGAGGAGATCGGGCGGTTCGACGGGCGGGCCGACGCCATCTGGCGGCGCGCCTCCCCGCATTATCCGCTGATCGCGTTGCGCGACCTGACGCATCTGCGTTGGCGCTACGACGCGATTCCCTGCGCCTCGGACTACCGCCGCTTCATCCTGACGCGCGGGGGCGAGCCGCTGGGCTACGTGGTCCTGCGCCGCGAGACCTGGCGCAAGGAGCCCTGCCTCGCCATCGTGGATTACCTGTGCGAGCCGAAGTGGCTATGGGTCCTGCTCAGCCACACGCTGCGCATCGCCGCGACGGAGCGCGCGACCGCCCTGATCTGCCGGACGCTGAACAGGCGGGCGGAGCGGACCTTCCTCGCCATGGGCATGATGAAGGTGCCCGACCGCGTGGGCTTCCCGGTGCGGGTGATGGCGCACGCCGGGCCGGACGCCGGCATCGACCGCGACGCGTTCGCCGACCGCGGCAACTGGCTGCTGACCATGGGCGACGGCGACGCCAGCTTCCTGATGCACAACACGCTGCCCGAGACCACCGGGCTGCAACCGGAGGGAGTCGCCGTCCAGGGATGA